Proteins co-encoded in one Metabacillus sp. KUDC1714 genomic window:
- a CDS encoding pseudouridine synthase has protein sequence MRINKYISETGFCSRRETDRLIESQRIMINGVICVAGATVEEGDLVLIDGKPLGSNGELVYLVLNKPAGITCTAAKHIEGNIIDFINYPERIFPIGRLDKASEGLILLTNDGDIVNKIMRSENNHEKEYVVTVDKPFSNSFIDGMANGVEILGVKTKPCKVTRISDNIFRITLTQGLNRQIRRMSKVFGYKVIKLERIRIMNIALDNLPRGKWRELTQEELFQLKGKLQ, from the coding sequence TTGAGAATTAATAAATACATCAGTGAGACAGGTTTTTGTTCAAGGAGAGAAACAGATCGATTGATTGAGTCACAACGAATTATGATAAATGGTGTGATTTGTGTAGCAGGTGCTACAGTTGAGGAAGGGGATCTTGTGTTAATCGATGGGAAACCATTGGGTAGCAATGGGGAACTAGTTTATCTTGTATTAAATAAACCGGCGGGAATCACTTGTACTGCCGCAAAGCATATTGAAGGAAATATTATCGATTTTATCAATTATCCAGAACGTATTTTTCCGATTGGTCGTTTAGACAAAGCTTCAGAAGGTCTGATTCTTTTAACAAACGACGGAGATATTGTAAATAAAATAATGAGATCAGAAAATAATCATGAGAAAGAATATGTTGTCACAGTGGACAAGCCTTTTAGTAACTCGTTTATTGATGGGATGGCAAACGGGGTTGAAATTCTTGGTGTAAAAACAAAGCCTTGTAAAGTAACTAGAATAAGCGACAACATCTTTAGGATCACTTTGACGCAAGGCCTTAATCGGCAAATTCGGAGAATGTCTAAGGTTTTCGGATATAAAGTCATCAAACTTGAGCGGATTCGAATTATGAATATAGCACTGGATAATTTGCCGAGAGGGAAATGGAGAGAGCTTACTCAAGAAGAACTTTTTCAATTAAAAGGAAAGTTACAGTAA
- a CDS encoding DUF2642 domain-containing protein produces the protein MNNFKVYIGKNICVEIPGQIHTRGLLVDTGTDLIVLFNGKDFIYIPIAHIHLLYLDEENYESIEFPEELPLETESDTLSVRKILNNSKGMFSEIVVANNQAIHGYVTNIMNDYFVFYSPVFHTMYISLQHLKWLIPYNSNQVPYALERSTFTSYPSTLSLARSLDAQIKKMFGNIVIFDLGENVRKIGQLRSFQNNMLELVTAREEVTYVNARHVKSVHLPNKG, from the coding sequence ATGAACAATTTCAAGGTATACATTGGCAAAAACATCTGCGTGGAAATTCCAGGACAAATCCATACAAGAGGATTACTAGTAGATACTGGTACAGATCTGATTGTTCTATTCAATGGAAAAGACTTTATCTATATTCCTATCGCTCACATCCACCTCTTATATTTAGATGAAGAAAATTATGAATCAATCGAGTTTCCAGAAGAATTACCATTAGAAACTGAATCAGATACATTATCCGTAAGAAAAATATTAAATAATTCTAAAGGCATGTTTTCTGAAATTGTCGTCGCGAATAATCAAGCAATTCACGGGTATGTCACGAATATCATGAATGATTATTTTGTTTTCTATTCACCCGTTTTTCATACGATGTACATTTCATTGCAGCATTTAAAATGGCTAATTCCATATAACAGCAACCAAGTCCCTTATGCATTAGAAAGATCTACATTTACTAGCTACCCTTCAACTCTCTCCCTAGCACGGTCCCTTGATGCCCAAATTAAAAAAATGTTTGGTAACATTGTTATTTTCGACTTAGGTGAAAATGTTCGGAAAATTGGTCAGCTCCGCAGCTTTCAAAACAATATGTTAGAATTGGTGACTGCTAGGGAAGAAGTAACTTATGTAAATGCTCGACATGTGAAATCAGTCCACCTACCTAACAAGGGTTAG
- a CDS encoding arsenic transporter: MFDFQAMFMLMLFVLTVSFIVWKPRGISETVPTSICAFIVLLVGIVPLSDVKEIFNIVSGASITIISTIVMSIVLESVGFFKWVAHNLVKKSRGSGIILYVYILTLCYLTTLFFNNDGSILITTPIIIRIVTLLRLKPHQQIPYLLSGALIATASSAPIAVSNIANLIALKIVGLDLNSYVAMMFVPSMIGIVAISLLLYLYYRKDIPKKIPSFNLPFGIHSQNNILLEHPLADKGNPLHDIDWSTFRICIIVVVLIRGGFFALTPFGVPLEIIAIVGALLLIYIRWQRQGIGGMDILTKTPWHVLLFAFSMYILVYGLHNVGATTLIVDSLKEYMITNRFNTIMISGVLLTVLSNLFNNLPAVMIGTLSFVEMGLDTHTLQLAYLANIIGSDIGALISPMGTLATLIWMFILRKNKIQISWGQYVKVTILVIPIGLIITLLALYLWTEWLYY; this comes from the coding sequence ATGTTTGATTTTCAAGCTATGTTTATGTTGATGCTCTTTGTATTAACAGTCTCTTTTATTGTGTGGAAACCCCGAGGAATTAGTGAAACAGTACCAACTTCGATTTGTGCTTTTATCGTCCTATTAGTAGGGATTGTTCCTCTTTCTGATGTAAAAGAAATTTTTAATATTGTTAGCGGAGCATCTATTACTATAATATCTACAATTGTCATGTCAATTGTTTTAGAAAGTGTTGGATTTTTCAAATGGGTTGCTCACAATCTAGTAAAAAAATCCCGTGGCTCAGGGATCATTCTATATGTCTACATCTTAACACTATGTTATTTAACCACTTTATTTTTTAATAATGATGGCAGCATATTAATTACAACCCCCATTATTATACGAATTGTCACACTTTTAAGGTTAAAGCCACATCAACAAATTCCGTATCTACTATCTGGTGCTTTAATTGCAACGGCATCAAGTGCACCCATTGCGGTAAGTAATATTGCAAATTTAATTGCCCTTAAAATTGTTGGTCTTGATTTAAACAGCTATGTTGCTATGATGTTTGTCCCCTCTATGATAGGTATTGTGGCAATCTCACTTTTACTTTATCTGTATTACAGAAAGGATATACCGAAGAAAATCCCTTCGTTTAACCTTCCCTTTGGGATTCACTCTCAAAATAACATTCTTCTTGAACATCCATTAGCTGACAAGGGTAATCCCTTACATGACATTGACTGGTCAACATTTCGTATCTGTATCATCGTAGTGGTATTAATTAGAGGGGGATTTTTTGCCCTTACTCCGTTCGGTGTACCACTTGAGATAATAGCCATTGTCGGTGCTTTGTTACTAATCTATATCCGCTGGCAAAGGCAAGGAATCGGTGGTATGGATATTTTGACAAAAACACCGTGGCATGTATTATTATTTGCGTTTAGTATGTACATTTTAGTGTATGGTCTCCATAACGTTGGAGCAACAACATTAATTGTTGATTCGTTAAAAGAATATATGATTACAAATCGGTTTAACACAATCATGATCTCAGGAGTATTACTAACAGTCCTTTCAAATCTTTTTAATAACTTACCTGCTGTCATGATCGGCACGTTATCGTTTGTTGAAATGGGTTTAGATACACACACCTTACAGCTTGCCTATTTAGCTAATATTATCGGTAGTGATATAGGAGCACTTATCTCTCCAATGGGGACATTAGCAACACTTATTTGGATGTTTATTTTGCGTAAAAACAAGATTCAGATCTCCTGGGGACAATATGTTAAGGTGACAATCCTTGTTATCCCAATCGGTTTAATCATTACATTACTTGCTTTATATCTCTGGACAGAATGGCTATATTATTAG
- the speE gene encoding polyamine aminopropyltransferase, which produces MEVIATLEEHALKEYKWEDEELWISNYVARARIKTDYKVNSLLHHEVSPFQEISIVDTKGFGRMLVLDGVPQVSSKEGFIYNEMISHIPIITHPDPKVVGMIGGGDCGPAREAMKYSGIEKISVVEIDQQVTDVCRTWLTPSSHYDSDKRFSMIHKDGVDWIQENKGNYDVLMIDRSDPVGPAAKLFNQGFYKDVFECLTDEGVAVFQSGSPFYNTSTLRKTYHSLCELFPIVRTYLVTIPLFPCGLWSFTIASKKFDPLDADLSRLKAEDTKYINSEIVYASFVLPNYVKEILESN; this is translated from the coding sequence ATGGAGGTGATAGCTACGTTAGAGGAACATGCATTAAAAGAATACAAGTGGGAAGATGAAGAACTCTGGATCTCAAATTATGTGGCCAGGGCAAGAATTAAAACAGACTATAAAGTAAACTCATTACTGCATCATGAAGTATCTCCATTCCAAGAAATTAGCATTGTCGATACGAAGGGCTTTGGGAGAATGCTAGTTTTAGATGGAGTTCCACAAGTTTCATCTAAGGAAGGCTTTATCTATAATGAAATGATTAGCCATATCCCAATCATTACTCACCCCGATCCGAAAGTTGTTGGGATGATAGGAGGAGGGGACTGTGGTCCTGCTCGTGAGGCAATGAAGTATTCAGGAATTGAAAAGATCAGTGTAGTTGAAATTGATCAGCAAGTGACAGATGTATGTAGAACTTGGTTAACGCCATCCTCCCATTATGATAGTGATAAGCGCTTCAGTATGATCCATAAGGATGGAGTGGATTGGATACAAGAAAACAAAGGTAACTATGATGTATTAATGATTGATCGTTCAGATCCAGTTGGTCCAGCAGCAAAATTGTTTAACCAAGGATTTTACAAGGATGTATTTGAGTGCCTTACTGATGAAGGTGTTGCAGTATTTCAGTCTGGATCTCCTTTTTATAACACCTCGACTCTACGAAAAACGTACCATTCATTATGTGAACTATTTCCAATCGTTAGGACCTATTTGGTGACAATTCCCCTCTTCCCATGTGGATTGTGGAGCTTTACAATTGCATCAAAAAAATTCGATCCTTTAGATGCCGATTTATCTAGACTAAAAGCTGAGGACACAAAATATATTAACTCTGAGATTGTTTATGCTTCATTCGTTTTACCTAATTATGTGAAGGAGATATTAGAATCGAATTAG
- a CDS encoding putative amidoligase domain-containing protein, with amino-acid sequence MKERFWIESDKELLLQILNLNNVPSIELVDPKTCMYPIIGRKYGKHGGKDVSMIHTKEQAIDEGYDFYTKLYPIETEYCLEVEGLFIKGVELAFVQQAIFNEIPIRTASFGWEWREVDESSIPIEWKIMAIRALYVTGLTHGFVKIGVLPNESVVVLDINPSNKTFLEDIVEPKLPFSIGADIEFMLSCDHELLPASTFFPVDGDVGCDERQIEKDSGEYALVEIRPEKGESPQELYIHVKDLVEKASQMAPYENIEFLAGSMPFRGYQCGGHLHFGIPASLSLLRALDHYLAVPFALIEEPRTAKLRRRTNHGGLGRFRKKTYGFEYISLSSWLVDPKLTKSILCLAYLVAAHHHELQSEFLFHQTIQRAYYHANLPILKTLWPDIKTTLMNTSSYSKFESELVYLFEIIENGKCVHEASDMRQNWELTIPNQTYDTGLIIQIPKKIRQKYNLKEGDSTFVCAGKNMSPATIHAYPFSFRNSNMIQLSKSLRAKLTLPKDWNPKLVSAGGVITLGPIIGILAARPFDRQTTYFHHLFRLAKEKQMFVYVFEPKDINWDQQVIKGTTLDGEGIFPFPAVIYDRFLFRGKTNITYDIDEIRVKLQTLYKIPFLNPPALFQLTGNKWETHQLLLDKHEEYLPETRLIEHLTDLTEMLDRYGEVYIKPVLGGSMSKGVIRIIRRPTEILMFHLNTKTLQQFSREDELFEVISPLIERTPHLIQEGIRRKKYNGKNLEIRVYMQKNEKHTWFRTGMVTRLTSEEVMTEDLEVNLRLSKVMNNLYLDPTERRYMTNQLGKVSKKIVATVEQEIGSFGELAVDLCIDQYDSIKLLEINAKPDNLFSQIRAYKLRSLAGIRLLNYAASLAGYRDQ; translated from the coding sequence ATGAAGGAGAGATTCTGGATCGAATCTGATAAGGAATTATTGCTACAAATCCTAAATTTAAACAATGTTCCATCCATTGAATTAGTAGATCCAAAAACGTGTATGTATCCGATCATTGGTCGAAAGTATGGAAAACATGGTGGGAAAGATGTTTCAATGATTCATACAAAGGAACAAGCGATAGATGAAGGCTATGACTTTTATACGAAATTATATCCCATTGAAACAGAATACTGCTTGGAAGTTGAAGGTCTTTTCATAAAAGGGGTGGAACTCGCTTTTGTCCAACAGGCGATCTTCAATGAAATTCCAATTCGAACCGCATCATTTGGATGGGAGTGGAGAGAGGTTGACGAAAGCTCAATCCCAATTGAATGGAAGATAATGGCGATTCGGGCACTCTATGTGACAGGACTAACACATGGCTTTGTAAAGATAGGTGTTCTACCAAATGAATCAGTCGTAGTCTTAGATATTAATCCCTCAAATAAGACGTTTTTAGAGGATATTGTTGAACCAAAGCTCCCCTTTTCAATTGGAGCGGACATTGAATTTATGCTGAGTTGTGATCATGAGTTATTACCTGCATCAACCTTCTTTCCAGTAGATGGGGATGTTGGCTGTGATGAAAGACAGATCGAAAAAGATAGTGGGGAATATGCATTAGTAGAAATAAGACCAGAGAAGGGAGAGTCCCCGCAGGAGTTATACATTCATGTTAAAGATCTTGTAGAAAAAGCATCTCAAATGGCCCCCTATGAAAATATTGAATTTCTTGCAGGAAGTATGCCTTTTAGAGGTTATCAATGTGGGGGACATCTCCATTTTGGTATTCCAGCATCATTATCATTATTACGAGCGCTTGATCACTATCTTGCTGTACCATTCGCGTTGATAGAGGAACCAAGGACAGCAAAACTAAGAAGAAGAACGAATCACGGAGGATTAGGTCGGTTCCGTAAAAAAACATATGGATTTGAATATATATCCTTAAGTTCTTGGCTTGTGGATCCTAAGCTTACGAAATCAATTCTATGTCTTGCTTACTTAGTAGCTGCCCATCATCATGAGCTGCAAAGTGAGTTCTTATTCCACCAGACAATACAACGAGCGTATTACCATGCTAACCTCCCTATACTCAAAACACTTTGGCCAGACATAAAAACAACACTTATGAACACATCAAGTTATTCAAAATTTGAAAGTGAATTAGTCTACCTTTTTGAGATTATTGAAAACGGAAAGTGCGTTCATGAGGCATCTGACATGCGTCAAAACTGGGAGTTGACAATTCCGAATCAAACATATGATACCGGTCTTATTATACAAATTCCGAAAAAAATCAGGCAAAAGTATAACCTGAAAGAAGGAGATTCAACCTTTGTTTGCGCAGGGAAAAATATGTCGCCGGCAACCATTCATGCGTATCCTTTTTCATTCCGCAATTCAAATATGATTCAGCTTTCAAAATCATTGCGCGCAAAATTAACTCTTCCAAAAGACTGGAATCCTAAACTAGTATCTGCTGGTGGCGTCATTACACTGGGGCCAATTATTGGGATATTAGCTGCACGACCTTTTGATCGGCAAACCACGTACTTTCATCATTTATTTAGACTTGCCAAAGAAAAGCAAATGTTTGTTTATGTATTCGAACCTAAGGATATCAATTGGGATCAACAGGTTATTAAAGGAACAACACTTGATGGTGAAGGGATTTTTCCTTTCCCCGCAGTAATTTATGATCGATTTTTATTTCGTGGAAAAACAAATATTACCTATGATATCGATGAAATTAGAGTGAAGCTGCAAACACTTTATAAAATCCCGTTTCTTAACCCACCAGCATTATTTCAACTGACAGGTAACAAGTGGGAAACACATCAACTTTTATTGGATAAACATGAAGAATATTTACCAGAGACACGTCTAATTGAACATTTAACAGATTTAACAGAGATGCTTGATCGCTATGGGGAAGTGTATATAAAACCGGTGTTAGGTGGCTCGATGAGTAAAGGAGTCATTCGGATTATTAGGCGCCCAACTGAAATCTTGATGTTTCATTTGAATACGAAAACACTGCAACAATTTAGTCGGGAAGATGAGTTATTTGAAGTTATATCTCCACTTATTGAACGAACTCCACATCTAATACAGGAAGGAATTCGTCGGAAAAAGTACAATGGTAAAAATTTGGAGATTCGTGTGTATATGCAAAAAAATGAAAAGCATACTTGGTTTCGAACAGGGATGGTTACCCGACTCACGAGTGAAGAAGTGATGACAGAGGATTTAGAGGTGAACTTGCGGTTAAGCAAAGTGATGAATAACTTGTATCTAGATCCAACTGAACGGCGATATATGACAAATCAATTAGGTAAGGTGTCCAAAAAGATTGTCGCAACTGTGGAACAGGAAATTGGAAGCTTTGGAGAGCTGGCAGTAGATTTATGTATTGATCAATATGATTCAATTAAGCTCCTTGAAATCAACGCAAAGCCAGACAACTTATTCTCACAAATTAGAGCTTATAAACTGCGCTCTCTTGCTGGCATTCGTTTGCTTAATTATGCAGCTTCACTTGCTGGCTACAGGGATCAATAA